One genomic window of Arachis stenosperma cultivar V10309 chromosome 10, arast.V10309.gnm1.PFL2, whole genome shotgun sequence includes the following:
- the LOC130955999 gene encoding abscisic acid receptor PYL4-like yields MPSSLQLDRFNFTTTTTATAIIANGLNCPRQPLAAVPLPLSSGSDVALHHHAHLVGSNQCCSVMTQAIEAPVSTVWEVVRRFDNPQGYKNFVKSCHVIGGETPMRVGTVREVRVVSGLPAVSSTERLEILDDERHVISFSVVGGDHRLRNYRSVTTLHAVEGGKGTLVLESYVVDVPPGNTKEETCVFVDTIVRCNLHSLAQITENRTSEKQR; encoded by the coding sequence atgcCTTCTTCTCTTCAACTAGATCGATTCAACTTCACCACAACCACAACCGCAACCGCAATTATTGCTAACGGTTTAAACTGTCCTAGGCAGCCGTTAGCGGCGGTTCCACTTCCGTTATCCAGCGGCTCTGATGTCGCGTTGCATCACCACGCGCACCTGGTTGGTTCCAACCAGTGTTGTTCCGTCATGACGCAGGCGATAGAGGCGCCCGTGTCTACGGTGTGGGAGGTAGTACGGCGCTTCGACAACCCGCAGGGGTACAAGAACTTCGTGAAGAGCTGCCACGTCATCGGAGGCGAGACTCCCATGCGTGTGGGCACAGTGAGGGAGGTGCGCGTGGTGTCGGGGTTGCCGGCGGTGTCAAGCACGGAGAGGCTGGAGATACTGGACGACGAGCGCCACGTCATCAGTTTCAGTGTGGTCGGTGGGGACCACCGGTTGAGGAACTACCGGTCGGTGACAACGCTGCACGCCGTGGAGGGCGGCAAGGGGACGTTGGTGTTGGAGTCGTATGTGGTGGACGTGCCGCCGGGGAACACGAAGGAAGAGACTTGCGTGTTCGTCGACACCATCGTTCGTTGCAACTTGCATTCTCTCGCTCAGATCACAGAGAATCGTACTTCTGAAAAACAACGATGA